The following proteins come from a genomic window of Pseudomonadota bacterium:
- a CDS encoding protein kinase — protein sequence MDLQEHAESAIAPGTLVDNFKVARLIGRGGMGEVYLARDMKLGRKVALKVVHPEALGDATAVERFQFEARVTARFSHPHIVTIFAVGEHNGSPYVALEYLEGQTLRERMEEMRLSVRETMRIGLAIAEALAEAHRHGVLHRDLKPENVLLPRDGRLRVVDFGLAKAVAGQEGLLTQTARHAATVRLESSTQARFLTSGGVVGTPLYMAPEQWMDQEHTSAIDVWALGTILYELICGHPPFDDETIFALCARVCSKDPSPGLTQVDDVPAELQEMIRACLDKDPARRPAADAVVEALGGLVYRGKVRLEGEVSPFRGLLPFTERHADLFFGREDEITAFLERIRVEPVLPVVGPSGAGKSSFVQAGIFPRLREQGRWSVLSLRPGRQPFETLASRVIRGESDGAYLSASIRQTRHSVPADRPSQTTTDEESLGQQLRESPGRLSLILHQLAERDGVRVLLFVDQLEELYTNVDDDRERCAFMEAICRAADDPNGPVRVVFSLRDDFMVRLAETAVARDVMAHIAVLRSPGPEALKEILTRSLEASGYRFEDPQLTSDMVLAVSGEPSCLPLLQFACSQLWERRDRERRVLTRASYEAMGGIEGALARHADSILAGFTPEQTDVARQIFLRLITPEGTRQVASRSQLVEGLGAAGEEVLDRLINERAVLVRKGRERSGGAEVELVHESLIRNWEQLRRWIDESREEVAFLAEVSQATQLWEKRGCRREEVWQGDALRDALRKADRLAGMPETARRFLDAGKRKEEARLRRRRFLTLSGVGLLMLIAVVSVIVTLVVISQAREVRLQHDRAEEKGAEALRESARAAMMRGDLLETRAKLRGSLESQDSTLARVLWLQLQENSLIGSKELGIFVKRISVSPDGRTLAAVGSNRAVYLMDVQTHAIRVLRGHSETVVTASFSPDGKLLATGTIDGDVWLWNLERDTLTILRGHERGEAGKVTDVCFSPDGKLLASNSYDQTIRLWDVATGAQRSAIDSGNRGGSLAFSPDGRTLASTGRDALVRLWDVASAAQARELAGHRDCTNAAVFSPDGRLIASSGCDRRVVLWDARSGSELRELGGLGDIATGVAFSPDGELVAAGSWDKTVHVWDAATGAVVRSIQGHDDIVTAVAFGPRGRVLFSAGADKTIRIWNVEAGESRGARGGHQSRALAVAFSPDGKLLASVGTDKTVRLWDASSGELLRVMLGHEAIVTCAAFSPGAETLATGSIDGSARLWDTATGNELAVLGKHESGVREVAFSPDGATLASGCNDASVDLWDVKTGTRRGRLSGHALQVCAIDFSPDGRYLATGSRDKTIRVWESSGGEPIAELTGHEAEACPLRFDPNGRGLVSASSDGTIRIWNTDTWKGELGGRHGGNPHALHAMGDDVRVCVEREAEGRGQEHSLFLWSAAGATPTRLGLTIPPASRVSFSPDGSRVATSTEEGNVVLWDASTGRQIWRAPLLMHDPPAVLTHQGWVDLRAAPTPGPAPEARWRDAVVRRADQASQSADGALLCMRTFDDELELWSPPRDERLFADRIEDLAQALALPKGCLARTGSGELRLYGESGSHQLLHEQARAVARDDTTGEILVAADREVKIFDAAGGVRQTRKVDPGVTALTRIGEVLVLGFREGDIQLVDLGGGEPTGGPRGTEFGFEGVPASEVRSFLPGPLDTLVAGYANGFLGIWSLRSGTLLYQLRLHGSIDHLVVDDETLYAASGLGDHVTLDLGVLGRPYCDLMREVWSAVPVAWSDGHAIAQPPPGKHVCAGP from the coding sequence TTGGATCTCCAGGAGCACGCCGAGTCGGCCATCGCCCCCGGGACGCTGGTCGACAACTTCAAGGTCGCCCGTCTGATAGGCCGCGGCGGCATGGGCGAGGTCTACCTGGCGCGCGACATGAAGCTCGGCCGCAAGGTCGCGCTCAAGGTGGTCCACCCGGAGGCGCTCGGCGACGCCACCGCCGTGGAGCGGTTCCAGTTCGAGGCGCGGGTCACCGCGCGCTTCAGCCACCCGCACATCGTGACGATCTTCGCGGTCGGCGAGCACAACGGGAGCCCGTACGTGGCGCTCGAGTACCTCGAGGGCCAGACCCTGCGCGAGCGCATGGAGGAAATGCGCCTCTCGGTGCGCGAGACGATGCGCATCGGCCTCGCGATCGCCGAGGCGCTCGCAGAGGCGCACCGGCACGGCGTGCTGCACCGGGATCTCAAGCCCGAGAACGTGCTCCTGCCCCGTGACGGCCGGCTGCGGGTCGTCGACTTCGGGCTCGCCAAGGCGGTGGCGGGCCAGGAGGGGCTCCTCACCCAGACGGCGCGCCACGCGGCCACCGTCCGGCTGGAGTCCTCGACCCAGGCCCGCTTCCTCACCAGCGGCGGCGTGGTCGGCACCCCGCTCTACATGGCGCCCGAGCAGTGGATGGACCAGGAGCACACCTCGGCGATCGACGTCTGGGCGCTCGGCACGATCCTCTACGAGCTGATCTGCGGCCACCCGCCGTTCGACGACGAGACCATCTTCGCCCTGTGCGCGCGGGTGTGCTCCAAGGACCCGTCCCCGGGCCTGACCCAGGTCGACGACGTGCCCGCCGAGCTCCAGGAGATGATCCGGGCCTGCCTCGACAAGGATCCCGCGCGGCGTCCGGCGGCCGACGCCGTCGTCGAGGCGCTGGGCGGCCTGGTCTATCGCGGGAAGGTGCGCCTCGAGGGCGAGGTCAGCCCCTTCCGCGGCCTCCTGCCGTTCACCGAGCGCCACGCCGATCTGTTCTTCGGGCGCGAGGACGAGATTACCGCCTTCCTCGAGCGCATCCGCGTCGAGCCGGTGCTGCCGGTCGTCGGGCCCTCCGGGGCCGGCAAGAGCTCCTTCGTGCAGGCGGGCATCTTCCCGCGACTGCGCGAGCAGGGGCGCTGGTCGGTGCTGTCCCTGCGGCCCGGCCGGCAGCCGTTCGAGACGCTCGCCTCGCGCGTAATCCGCGGCGAGAGCGACGGCGCCTACCTGAGCGCGTCGATCCGGCAGACCCGCCACTCGGTGCCGGCCGACCGTCCGTCGCAAACGACGACGGACGAGGAGAGCCTCGGCCAGCAGCTGCGCGAGTCGCCCGGGCGGCTGTCGCTGATCCTGCACCAGCTCGCGGAGCGTGACGGCGTGCGGGTGCTCCTGTTCGTCGATCAGCTCGAAGAGCTCTACACGAACGTCGACGACGACCGCGAGCGGTGCGCCTTCATGGAGGCGATCTGCCGCGCGGCGGACGATCCGAACGGGCCCGTGCGCGTGGTGTTCAGCCTGCGCGACGACTTCATGGTGCGGCTGGCCGAGACCGCCGTGGCCCGCGACGTCATGGCGCACATCGCGGTGCTGCGCAGCCCGGGCCCCGAGGCGCTCAAGGAGATCCTGACCCGATCGCTGGAGGCCAGCGGCTACAGGTTCGAGGACCCGCAGCTGACCTCGGACATGGTGCTGGCCGTGAGCGGCGAGCCCTCGTGCCTGCCGCTCCTGCAGTTCGCGTGCAGCCAGCTCTGGGAGCGGCGCGATCGCGAGCGGCGCGTGCTCACCCGCGCGTCGTACGAGGCGATGGGCGGCATCGAGGGCGCGCTCGCGAGGCACGCCGACTCGATCCTGGCGGGCTTCACGCCGGAGCAGACCGACGTCGCGCGCCAGATCTTCCTGCGGCTGATCACGCCCGAGGGCACGCGCCAGGTCGCGTCGCGCTCGCAGCTCGTCGAGGGGCTCGGCGCGGCCGGGGAGGAGGTGCTCGACCGGCTGATCAACGAACGCGCGGTGCTCGTGCGCAAGGGCCGGGAGCGCAGCGGCGGCGCCGAGGTGGAGCTGGTCCACGAGTCGCTGATCCGCAACTGGGAGCAGCTGCGGCGATGGATCGACGAGAGCCGCGAGGAGGTCGCGTTCCTGGCCGAGGTCAGCCAGGCGACCCAGCTCTGGGAGAAGCGCGGCTGCCGGCGCGAGGAGGTCTGGCAGGGGGACGCCCTGCGCGACGCCCTGCGGAAGGCGGATCGCCTCGCCGGCATGCCGGAGACCGCACGCCGCTTCCTCGACGCGGGCAAGCGCAAGGAGGAGGCCCGGCTCCGCCGTCGGCGGTTCCTGACCCTCTCGGGCGTCGGCCTGCTCATGCTGATCGCCGTGGTGTCCGTCATCGTCACGCTGGTCGTGATCAGCCAGGCCCGCGAGGTGCGCCTGCAGCACGACCGGGCAGAGGAGAAGGGGGCCGAGGCGCTGCGGGAGAGCGCCCGCGCCGCGATGATGCGCGGCGATCTGCTCGAGACCCGTGCCAAGCTGCGCGGCTCGCTCGAGTCCCAGGACTCCACGCTGGCGCGCGTCCTGTGGCTGCAGCTGCAGGAGAACTCGCTGATCGGCTCCAAGGAGCTCGGCATCTTCGTCAAGCGCATCTCGGTCTCCCCTGACGGGCGCACCTTGGCCGCGGTCGGATCGAACCGCGCGGTCTACCTGATGGACGTCCAGACCCACGCGATCCGCGTGCTGCGCGGACACTCCGAGACCGTGGTGACCGCGTCTTTCTCGCCGGACGGGAAGCTCCTGGCGACCGGCACGATCGACGGCGACGTGTGGCTGTGGAACCTCGAGCGCGACACCCTGACGATCCTGCGCGGGCACGAGCGCGGCGAGGCGGGCAAGGTCACCGACGTGTGCTTCAGCCCCGACGGCAAGCTGCTCGCCAGCAACAGCTACGATCAGACGATCCGGCTGTGGGACGTGGCCACCGGCGCGCAGCGGAGCGCCATCGACAGCGGCAACCGGGGCGGCAGCCTGGCGTTCAGCCCGGACGGCCGGACGCTGGCGTCGACCGGTCGCGACGCGCTGGTCCGCCTGTGGGACGTCGCCTCCGCGGCGCAGGCGCGCGAGCTCGCCGGGCACCGCGACTGCACCAACGCCGCGGTGTTCAGCCCCGACGGCCGGCTGATCGCGTCGTCGGGCTGCGACCGCCGGGTAGTGCTGTGGGACGCGCGGAGCGGGAGCGAGCTCCGCGAGCTGGGGGGCCTCGGCGACATCGCCACCGGCGTGGCGTTCAGCCCGGACGGCGAGCTCGTCGCCGCCGGCAGCTGGGACAAGACCGTGCACGTGTGGGACGCGGCCACGGGCGCGGTGGTCAGATCGATCCAGGGGCACGACGACATCGTGACCGCGGTGGCCTTCGGTCCCCGGGGCCGGGTGCTCTTCTCGGCCGGCGCCGACAAGACCATCCGCATCTGGAACGTCGAGGCGGGCGAGTCGCGGGGCGCGCGCGGCGGGCACCAATCGCGGGCGCTGGCGGTGGCGTTCAGCCCGGACGGCAAGCTCCTCGCCTCGGTCGGGACCGACAAGACCGTGCGACTCTGGGACGCGTCCAGCGGCGAGCTCCTGCGCGTGATGCTCGGACACGAGGCGATCGTCACCTGCGCCGCCTTCAGCCCCGGCGCCGAGACCCTCGCCACGGGGTCGATCGACGGCAGCGCGCGGCTCTGGGACACGGCCACCGGGAACGAGCTCGCCGTGCTCGGCAAGCACGAGAGCGGGGTGCGCGAGGTCGCGTTCAGCCCAGACGGCGCCACCCTCGCCTCGGGTTGCAACGACGCGAGCGTGGATCTGTGGGACGTGAAGACCGGCACGCGGCGCGGCAGGCTGTCCGGCCACGCCCTACAGGTCTGCGCGATCGACTTCAGCCCCGACGGCCGGTACCTGGCCACCGGCAGCCGCGACAAGACGATCCGCGTCTGGGAGAGCTCCGGCGGCGAGCCGATAGCGGAGCTCACCGGCCACGAGGCCGAGGCCTGCCCGCTTCGGTTCGATCCGAACGGGAGGGGCCTGGTCTCCGCGAGCAGCGACGGGACGATCCGGATCTGGAACACCGACACTTGGAAGGGCGAGCTCGGCGGCCGACACGGCGGGAACCCGCACGCCCTGCACGCCATGGGCGACGACGTGCGCGTCTGCGTCGAGCGCGAGGCCGAGGGCCGCGGCCAGGAGCACTCCCTCTTCCTCTGGAGCGCCGCCGGGGCGACCCCCACGAGGCTGGGGTTGACCATCCCGCCGGCGTCGCGGGTCTCGTTCAGCCCGGACGGCTCCCGGGTCGCCACGTCCACGGAGGAGGGCAACGTCGTGCTGTGGGACGCGTCGACGGGGCGGCAGATCTGGCGCGCTCCGCTTCTCATGCACGATCCGCCCGCGGTGCTGACCCACCAGGGCTGGGTCGATCTGCGCGCCGCGCCGACCCCCGGACCGGCGCCCGAGGCGCGCTGGCGCGACGCGGTCGTGCGGCGGGCCGATCAGGCCTCGCAGAGCGCGGACGGAGCGCTCCTGTGCATGCGCACGTTCGACGACGAGCTCGAGTTGTGGAGTCCGCCCCGGGACGAGCGGCTCTTCGCCGATCGGATCGAGGATCTGGCGCAGGCCCTGGCGCTGCCGAAGGGTTGCCTCGCGCGCACCGGCTCCGGTGAGCTCCGCCTGTACGGCGAGAGCGGATCGCACCAGCTGCTGCACGAGCAGGCGCGCGCCGTCGCACGCGACGACACGACCGGCGAGATCCTCGTCGCCGCGGACCGCGAGGTGAAGATCTTCGACGCCGCCGGCGGCGTGCGGCAGACGCGCAAGGTCGACCCGGGCGTCACCGCGCTCACCCGCATCGGCGAGGTCCTCGTGCTCGGCTTCCGCGAGGGCGACATCCAGCTCGTCGATCTCGGCGGCGGCGAGCCGACGGGCGGCCCCCGCGGCACGGAGTTCGGCTTCGAGGGGGTGCCCGCGAGCGAGGTGCGCAGCTTCCTGCCCGGCCCGCTCGACACGCTGGTGGCGGGCTACGCCAACGGCTTCCTCGGGATCTGGAGCCTGCGCAGCGGCACGCTGCTCTACCAGCTTCGGCTCCACGGCTCGATCGATCACCTGGTGGTCGACGACGAGACCCTCTACGCCGCGTCGGGCCTGGGCGACCACGTCACCCTCGATCTGGGCGTGCTCGGGCGCCCCTACTGCGATCTGATGCGCGAGGTGTGGTCGGCGGTTCCGGTCGCCTGGTCCGATGGCCACGCCATCGCCCAGCCTCCGCCGGGCAAGCACGTCTGCGCCGGCCCGTGA
- a CDS encoding L,D-transpeptidase, which translates to MVRKGNRKRKPKGDSRAPAAALAAIGALALCAFGLWRCMDGGDEAGPETPRLRAAAVSAVDVGPGAEVDPTILGEANLLEQEKAPPAAEDAAAAVDPKAAQPSAGIDAAGTSAAAETIAAPAVSEAEFPLHAVAFHFHTQIFAEPKDGARVIAYARRGAQFRVGERVSTDGCKRGWHEIAGGGFVCDGQGINVAKQKVTFSPSPPEPDLTSPLPYSYKYAVGDETPEYWRIPTPEEVALAEKAFARLAEAPKPGPNGERHDAEALREVLARAAALSEAADAGPMEAPSRAPAAAPSAEADAGEDDDGLPAYVYQRMIKGFYVSTDDTVTENGVTYARTVRGRFVPDKNLAKAKASTFEGVLLSERRTLPFAFVVAGGSKTLTRKVSGALKEAGAVSRYDHFPVLEELTYKGQRYVRIGDEAFLPARSVAIARAAEPPADLLPDERWIDVNLAEQTLVAYEGATPVFATLISSGRPGHETPIGSFRIYGKHVAITMDDTAAGDEAYSIEDVPWTQYFREGYALHAAFWHDRFGRVRSHGCVNLSPSDARRLFFWTGPRVGASLHGTVATKANPGTRVVIHK; encoded by the coding sequence ATGGTCCGCAAGGGAAACCGGAAGAGGAAGCCGAAGGGCGATTCGCGCGCCCCGGCCGCGGCGCTCGCCGCCATAGGCGCGCTGGCGCTGTGCGCGTTCGGTCTGTGGCGTTGCATGGACGGAGGCGACGAGGCCGGGCCCGAGACGCCGCGGCTCCGCGCCGCCGCGGTGAGCGCCGTGGACGTCGGACCGGGCGCGGAGGTCGATCCGACGATCCTCGGCGAGGCGAACCTGCTCGAGCAGGAGAAGGCGCCGCCCGCGGCCGAGGACGCCGCGGCGGCCGTCGATCCGAAGGCCGCGCAGCCGTCCGCTGGGATCGACGCCGCGGGCACGTCGGCCGCGGCCGAGACGATCGCGGCGCCCGCGGTCTCGGAGGCCGAGTTCCCGCTGCACGCGGTCGCGTTCCACTTCCACACGCAGATCTTCGCCGAGCCGAAGGACGGCGCGCGCGTGATCGCCTACGCGCGGCGCGGGGCCCAGTTCCGCGTCGGCGAGCGGGTCTCGACGGACGGCTGCAAGAGGGGCTGGCACGAGATCGCGGGCGGCGGCTTCGTGTGCGACGGCCAGGGGATCAACGTCGCGAAGCAGAAGGTGACGTTCTCGCCGTCCCCGCCGGAGCCGGACCTTACGTCGCCGCTCCCGTACAGCTACAAGTACGCCGTGGGCGACGAGACGCCCGAGTACTGGCGCATCCCGACCCCCGAGGAGGTGGCCCTAGCGGAGAAGGCGTTCGCACGGCTCGCCGAGGCGCCGAAACCCGGCCCGAACGGCGAGCGCCACGACGCCGAGGCGCTCCGCGAGGTGCTCGCGCGCGCGGCGGCGCTGTCCGAGGCGGCCGACGCCGGTCCTATGGAGGCGCCGTCCCGCGCGCCGGCGGCGGCGCCGAGCGCCGAGGCCGACGCCGGCGAAGACGACGACGGGCTGCCCGCGTACGTCTACCAGCGGATGATCAAGGGCTTCTACGTGAGCACCGACGACACGGTCACCGAGAACGGCGTGACCTACGCGCGGACGGTGCGCGGGCGCTTCGTCCCCGACAAGAACCTCGCGAAGGCCAAGGCGTCGACGTTCGAGGGCGTGCTCCTGAGCGAGCGCCGGACGCTTCCATTCGCGTTCGTGGTCGCCGGCGGCTCGAAGACGCTCACGAGAAAGGTCTCGGGCGCGCTCAAGGAGGCCGGCGCGGTCTCGCGGTACGACCACTTCCCCGTGCTCGAGGAGCTCACGTACAAGGGGCAGCGGTACGTGCGGATCGGCGACGAGGCGTTCCTCCCTGCCCGCTCGGTCGCGATCGCGCGCGCCGCCGAGCCGCCGGCGGATCTCCTCCCCGACGAGCGCTGGATCGACGTGAACCTCGCCGAGCAGACGCTCGTCGCCTACGAGGGCGCGACGCCGGTCTTCGCGACGCTGATCTCCTCCGGCAGGCCGGGGCACGAGACCCCGATCGGCTCGTTCCGCATCTACGGCAAGCACGTCGCCATCACGATGGACGACACGGCCGCCGGCGACGAGGCCTACTCGATCGAGGACGTCCCCTGGACCCAGTACTTCCGCGAGGGGTACGCGCTGCACGCGGCGTTCTGGCACGACAGGTTCGGCCGCGTGCGATCGCACGGCTGCGTCAACCTCTCCCCGTCCGACGCGCGCCGCCTGTTCTTCTGGACCGGCCCGCGGGTCGGGGCGAGCCTCCACGGCACGGTCGCGACCAAGGCCAACCCCGGCACGCGCGTCGTCATCCACAAGTAG
- a CDS encoding sulfate adenylyltransferase codes for MTHLVPWHGGLDAPVNRIVQGKAGEELAARAAKLPRIAVKDSDRSTVGRIADGTLTPLEGFMDEAEFYRVLDTTTIVRGGKPYVWGIPLSLPVTDDERKALKVGGEAALADEKGELLGTIRLSSIFAWDKARYNAAVYGTPRADHPGARIANDDPRGWLVGGEISVLDRPKNPHFGKYVLSPVETRARIAARKWEAVVAFQTRNPLHRAHEYALVHGVEELTRKGLFAGVVLNPLVGETKGDDVDAVTRMRTYEALRDEKLLGQGDKDEALWKSKGYDLNDQFELWALDIKMFYGGPREALMHAIYRQNFGFSHIVIGRKHADAPFDDGSAIWGDFDAQAIFDRLPGELHIKPVKVGFAAYYESMGRVDLMDNHPDEKPVFISGKQVRAELLAGTKPDARIIRPEISEILIRKMAR; via the coding sequence ATGACACATCTCGTACCATGGCACGGCGGGCTCGACGCGCCCGTGAACCGAATCGTCCAGGGCAAGGCCGGCGAGGAGCTCGCCGCGCGCGCCGCGAAGCTGCCGCGGATCGCGGTCAAGGACTCGGATCGTTCGACGGTCGGCCGGATCGCGGACGGCACGCTGACCCCTCTCGAGGGATTCATGGACGAGGCGGAGTTCTACCGCGTGCTCGACACGACGACGATCGTGCGCGGGGGCAAGCCGTACGTGTGGGGCATCCCGCTGTCGCTTCCCGTCACCGACGACGAGCGGAAGGCCCTGAAGGTCGGCGGCGAGGCCGCGCTCGCGGACGAGAAGGGCGAGCTGCTCGGGACGATCCGGCTCTCGTCGATCTTCGCCTGGGACAAGGCGCGGTACAACGCCGCGGTGTACGGAACGCCGCGGGCCGATCACCCCGGCGCGCGCATCGCGAACGACGATCCGCGGGGCTGGCTCGTGGGCGGCGAGATCTCCGTCCTCGATCGCCCGAAGAACCCGCACTTCGGCAAGTACGTCCTCTCGCCGGTCGAGACGCGGGCGCGGATCGCGGCGCGCAAGTGGGAGGCGGTCGTCGCGTTCCAGACGCGCAACCCTTTGCACAGGGCCCACGAGTACGCGCTCGTGCACGGCGTCGAGGAGCTGACGCGCAAGGGACTCTTCGCGGGCGTCGTGCTCAACCCGCTCGTCGGCGAGACCAAGGGCGACGACGTCGACGCCGTGACCCGCATGCGGACCTACGAGGCGCTGCGCGACGAGAAGCTGCTCGGCCAGGGCGACAAGGACGAGGCGCTGTGGAAGTCGAAGGGCTACGATCTGAACGACCAGTTCGAGCTCTGGGCGCTCGACATCAAGATGTTCTACGGCGGCCCGCGCGAGGCGCTCATGCACGCGATCTACCGACAGAACTTCGGCTTCTCCCACATCGTGATCGGCCGCAAGCACGCGGACGCGCCGTTCGACGACGGCAGCGCGATCTGGGGCGACTTCGACGCGCAGGCGATCTTCGACAGGCTCCCCGGCGAGCTCCACATCAAGCCCGTCAAGGTCGGGTTCGCCGCGTACTACGAGTCGATGGGCCGCGTCGACCTCATGGACAACCACCCGGACGAGAAGCCGGTGTTCATCTCCGGCAAGCAGGTGCGCGCCGAGCTCCTCGCCGGCACCAAGCCGGACGCCCGCATCATCCGCCCCGAGATCTCCGAGATCCTGATCCGGAAGATGGCGCGCTAG
- a CDS encoding flippase-like domain-containing protein — MTKILVRLAVSIAIAAGLAYWLLSQGFDVVPSWGSIVEVADPLSALAYVALFAVFNVLRAFRWEYLLRPFTAVRRGPMMETAFVGFAAIQMMPLRTGEVARPYLLDRYAGISKSALFGTIAIERVIDGLLVSLLLTVALLTVPLGSGPYVLALRVVPLAVFVAALAILVAFHRSPDRVGAVLGRLIGAFSKRLAEFTVGVVSRFHAGLAALPDKRAFWTFTVQSALYWGVNALAFWILARGCGLELSFSGAVAGMGVLAVGILLPSGPGYFGNFQISVLVALEMYLGAAARTENAAVFIFLLYVFQTGLTLIFAAVAAIPMLRRPVVHRTSLPPPPDGDRP, encoded by the coding sequence ATGACTAAGATCCTCGTGCGGCTCGCCGTCTCGATCGCGATCGCCGCGGGGCTCGCGTACTGGCTCCTCTCCCAGGGCTTCGACGTCGTCCCGTCCTGGGGCTCGATCGTCGAAGTCGCCGATCCGCTCTCGGCGCTCGCGTACGTCGCGCTGTTCGCGGTGTTCAACGTGCTGCGCGCCTTCCGCTGGGAGTACCTGCTCAGGCCGTTCACCGCGGTGCGGCGCGGCCCGATGATGGAGACCGCGTTCGTCGGCTTCGCGGCGATCCAGATGATGCCGCTGCGCACGGGTGAGGTCGCCCGCCCCTACCTGCTCGACCGCTATGCCGGCATCTCGAAGAGCGCGCTGTTCGGCACCATCGCGATCGAGCGCGTCATCGACGGGCTGCTCGTCTCGCTCCTCCTCACCGTGGCGCTGCTCACCGTGCCGCTCGGGAGCGGGCCGTACGTGCTCGCCCTGCGCGTCGTGCCGCTCGCCGTGTTCGTCGCCGCGCTCGCCATACTGGTGGCGTTCCACAGATCGCCGGATCGCGTGGGCGCGGTCCTCGGCAGGCTCATCGGCGCCTTCTCGAAGCGGCTCGCGGAGTTCACGGTCGGCGTCGTTTCGCGCTTCCACGCCGGCCTCGCCGCGCTGCCGGACAAGCGCGCGTTCTGGACGTTCACGGTGCAGTCGGCGCTCTACTGGGGCGTCAACGCGCTCGCGTTCTGGATCCTCGCGCGCGGCTGCGGTCTCGAGCTGTCGTTCTCGGGCGCGGTGGCGGGAATGGGCGTGCTCGCCGTCGGGATCCTCCTGCCGAGCGGCCCGGGCTACTTCGGCAACTTCCAGATCTCGGTCCTCGTCGCGCTCGAGATGTACCTCGGCGCCGCGGCGCGCACCGAGAACGCGGCCGTGTTCATCTTCCTCCTGTACGTCTTCCAGACCGGGCTCACGCTGATCTTCGCCGCCGTCGCGGCGATCCCGATGCTGCGCCGCCCGGTCGTGCACCGCACGTCGCTGCCGCCGCCGCCCGACGGAGATCGCCCCTGA
- a CDS encoding endo alpha-1,4 polygalactosaminidase, producing MKTLGTIATVLSAAALAIGCGESGSPGDGDADSDADSDTDGDSDTDTDTDADTDTDTDADTDSDTDSDSDLWHPAPGTTWQWQLTEEIDTSFDVAMYDIDLFDAPAETIAALQGAGRAVVCYFSAGSREDWRPDAADFPEEAIGSALDGWPGESWIDVTSEAIREIMTARLDLAVDKGCDGVEPDNVDGYANDNGLGLTAEAQLDYNAFLADAAHARGLSVGLKNDLEQVAALAPLFDWALNEECLSWDECGMLAPFLAADKAVFHVEYVDDEPEGAAKIAEVCGDPAIEGFSTLVKTWDLTAWMLACD from the coding sequence ATGAAGACGCTGGGAACCATCGCAACGGTGCTTTCGGCCGCGGCGCTCGCGATCGGCTGCGGCGAATCCGGATCGCCCGGGGATGGCGACGCGGATTCGGACGCGGACTCCGACACCGATGGGGATTCGGACACGGACACCGACACCGACGCCGACACCGACACCGACACCGACGCCGACACCGATTCCGACACCGATTCCGATTCCGACCTGTGGCACCCGGCGCCGGGCACGACGTGGCAGTGGCAGCTCACCGAGGAGATCGATACGAGCTTCGATGTGGCGATGTACGACATCGACCTCTTCGACGCGCCGGCGGAGACGATCGCGGCGCTGCAGGGCGCGGGCCGCGCGGTCGTCTGCTACTTCTCGGCCGGCAGCCGCGAGGACTGGCGGCCGGACGCGGCGGACTTCCCGGAGGAGGCGATCGGTTCGGCGCTCGACGGGTGGCCGGGCGAGAGCTGGATCGACGTCACCTCCGAGGCGATCCGGGAGATCATGACGGCCCGGCTCGACCTCGCGGTGGACAAGGGCTGCGACGGCGTGGAGCCGGACAACGTGGACGGCTACGCGAACGACAACGGGCTCGGGCTGACGGCCGAGGCGCAGCTCGACTACAACGCGTTCCTCGCGGACGCGGCGCACGCGCGGGGCCTGTCGGTCGGGCTCAAGAACGATCTCGAGCAGGTCGCGGCGCTCGCGCCCCTGTTCGACTGGGCGCTGAACGAGGAGTGCCTCTCCTGGGACGAGTGCGGGATGCTCGCGCCGTTCCTCGCCGCAGACAAGGCGGTGTTCCACGTGGAGTACGTCGACGACGAGCCCGAGGGCGCGGCGAAGATCGCCGAGGTGTGCGGCGATCCTGCGATCGAAGGGTTCTCCACGCTCGTGAAGACCTGGGATCTCACCGCCTGGATGCTCGCCTGCGATTGA